In Synergistaceae bacterium, one genomic interval encodes:
- a CDS encoding UMP kinase has translation MPKYKRVLLKLSGEVLAGDRHIGIDFGTVRDFAVKLAEIRNAGIELSLVIGGGNMIRGRDSEDYGLDRVSLDGIGMLGTVMNALAVKTALDSLNVPAKVLSAVSISPIAELYSRETAREYLKAGNIVMFGAGTGHPFFSTDTAAALRASELGLDCVIKGTKVDGIYDKDPVKFPDAEFFPELTYSEAISRNLNVMDTAAFALCRENRIPVWVMNVQDSGAWVRNIIDGVNVGTIVKED, from the coding sequence ACAAGCGTGTGCTTCTGAAACTGTCGGGGGAAGTCCTTGCGGGCGATAGGCATATCGGGATTGATTTCGGGACTGTGAGAGATTTTGCGGTGAAACTTGCTGAGATTCGCAACGCCGGAATCGAATTGTCGCTGGTCATCGGAGGCGGGAACATGATTCGCGGGCGCGACTCTGAGGATTACGGGCTTGACCGCGTGAGTCTTGACGGTATCGGCATGTTAGGCACCGTCATGAATGCACTTGCGGTGAAAACTGCCCTCGACAGTCTCAATGTCCCCGCTAAAGTCCTGTCAGCAGTATCAATATCACCGATTGCGGAGCTTTACAGCCGTGAAACAGCGCGTGAATACCTGAAGGCCGGGAATATTGTGATGTTCGGTGCGGGAACGGGTCATCCGTTTTTCTCGACAGACACAGCCGCGGCTCTGAGAGCGTCAGAATTAGGGCTTGACTGCGTAATCAAAGGGACAAAGGTTGACGGGATTTATGACAAAGACCCGGTGAAATTCCCGGACGCAGAATTTTTCCCGGAGCTGACATACAGCGAGGCTATTTCTCGGAATCTCAATGTCATGGACACAGCCGCGTTTGCCTTGTGCCGCGAGAACAGGATTCCCGTCTGGGTAATGAATGTACAGGATTCGGGCGCGTGGGTAAGGAATATCATTGACGGCGTTAATGTCGGAACGATCGTAAAGGAGGATTAA